The sequence CGCACCACGTTTCTCGACGACACGGGCGCGGAGTTGCATTGGATCGACCTTGCCGCAGAGGTGATCGAGTTCGACGAGACCGGTCGCCACGTACTTGTATCTGACAAACGAAGGCTCTCGGTTGTGGAATTCGACGTTCCCCGAAACGTTCTTGATTTTCAGTTGCGCGAGGAATCCGACCGCGTGTTTTCCAGTGCGCTTTCACCAGACGGTAATACCGTCGTGTTGCTGGTTGGTCAGGCCGTATTCACGAAAGACCACTTTCGACACGATGACCTGCGTGTGGTAGAATTTGTGCGCGTTCGATCAGGCGAGTACATATCGCGGACCCGGCCTCTGGATCAATCTGCTGAATATGTTGAAGCGAATGCAGACCTGTGGGGTGTGTCTGTCGTTCTGGATCAACGTGCACTAGTGTTCATGAGGCCATGATGGTGAAGACCCGGCTTTCCGCTGTTCTTCTGTGTGTCGCCTTGTCGGCGGTGTTTCTGTCGGCGGCTGCTTCTGTTCAGGCACAGGATTCGACCTACCCATGGCCTCTGCAGCCGTTCAACACATCGCAGCGTATCTCAGGGACGTTTTCGGAATACCGCGGACCGGACAATCCACACTTCCACAACGGCGTCGATATTCCGCAATCCGACGGCACACCGGTGTATTCGGTCGTGGATAGTCGGGTGACGACGATCGCTCCTTCAGGTTCGAATGCCTATGTACGAGCCGGGAACTTCGCGTACGTTCATATCGCTCCGAACCCTTCGCTCTCGGTTGGTGACTCGGTTTTTGCTGGCCAGACCGTCCTTGGCACCATCTTGTCGGGGCAGGGTCACGTTCACTTCATCGACGGGTATCCCGGCTCCCGCCGTAACCCGTTGCGAGACGGCGGCGGCCTCACGCCGCTGGATGATCCGTGGGCACCGGAGCTCTCAAACGTAAGGTTCTACCTGGCACAGACCGGCCAGCGACTCGCCTCGACGGAGCTCACAAGCGGAGTCATGATCACTGTTCGCGTCGAGGAGAAGAACGCCGCGCCCGGTACATCGGGATCGGGCCTGAATAACGGTTCATACACTGTCGGCTACAAGATCCTTTCGCGCGATCGGCAGACGGAGTTGTTTGTGCCAGGCACCGACGGTGTCGTGTACCGCTTCGACAGCATGCCGAGCGACAGCTACGTGCACAACGTATACCACAATCTGCAGGCTACCACAAGTAATCACGTATACATCCCCACCAACGAGGTCACGCGAAAGTCTTCGTGGGATACGTCCGCTCTTCCGGACGGCGATTATACGGTCCTGTTGTTTGCCGGCGATACGCGTGGAAACGTGGGCGAGCTGTTCGTCGACGTCACCGTGTCTCAGAGAGACATACTCGCTCCGCCTCAGCCACTCATGGATCGCGTGATTGCGGATGGATCCGGGGTACATTTTGCGTGGTCGGGCGGTGCAGCTCCGGATCTCAACGGATTCAGAATCTACTCTCAGTTCGAGGGGTCTAGCTGGTTGCTTGCACACGACGAAGAGTCGCTCGGGCCGTCGGC is a genomic window of Rhodothermales bacterium containing:
- a CDS encoding M23 family metallopeptidase — encoded protein: MMVKTRLSAVLLCVALSAVFLSAAASVQAQDSTYPWPLQPFNTSQRISGTFSEYRGPDNPHFHNGVDIPQSDGTPVYSVVDSRVTTIAPSGSNAYVRAGNFAYVHIAPNPSLSVGDSVFAGQTVLGTILSGQGHVHFIDGYPGSRRNPLRDGGGLTPLDDPWAPELSNVRFYLAQTGQRLASTELTSGVMITVRVEEKNAAPGTSGSGLNNGSYTVGYKILSRDRQTELFVPGTDGVVYRFDSMPSDSYVHNVYHNLQATTSNHVYIPTNEVTRKSSWDTSALPDGDYTVLLFAGDTRGNVGELFVDVTVSQRDILAPPQPLMDRVIADGSGVHFAWSGGAAPDLNGFRIYSQFEGSSWLLAHDEESLGPSAVDFVDATLPTDATYFTLAAIDTMSPPNESLQTDTYGVATGTHSVLVVDGFDRTESSGSWHEPRHPFGFVHGRSLTQAGVGFSTTTNEAVAAQRVQLEDFDAVVWILGDESTRDETFSATEQLRVRAYL